In Mobula hypostoma chromosome 12, sMobHyp1.1, whole genome shotgun sequence, one DNA window encodes the following:
- the LOC134354547 gene encoding di-N-acetylchitobiase-like has product MSDIESRHFRRNWMKYTSSIVKFRHMDGMYLELLEMVEKGSDQYHKVTEFIKETASHFHQELPGSQISFHVPWSPHCKNERCYDFLAISQACDILFVASYDIPNDLRDGCVARSSAPYHRVLSGMSDYIRLGIDSRKLVMGVAWYGYDYTCKRFLRVGDCELEMTSQSVPCSYTAARRIPYKLVMQSLPRSLTGRFWDDDWKAPYFVYLVGNTYHEVWYDDPESISMRVSIVLKLNLRGVGVWTANDINYTGDARTRMQAAEMWNAVCPPWCDY; this is encoded by the exons ATGTCTGACATTGAAAGCAGGCATTTTAGAAGAAATTGGATGAAATACACTTCAAGCATCGTAAAATTCCGACATATGGATGGAATGTATTTAGAGCTTCTGGAAATGGTTGAAAAAGGGTCTGATCAGTATCATAAAGTAACTGAGTTCATTAAAGAAACTGCCTCACATTTCCACCAAGAGCTACCTGGATCTCAG atctcctttcacGTACCTTGGTCACCACACTGCAAGAACGAACGATGTTATGACTTTTTAGCAATTTCACAAGcctgtgacattttatttgtggcatCCTATGACATTCCAAATGACCTGCGGGATGGTTGTGTTGCAAGGTCAAGTGCTCCCTATCACCGGGTTTTGTCAG GAATGTCGGATTATATCAGACTGGGCATTGACTCCAGAAAGCTGGTGATGGGCGTTGCTTGGTACGGttatgactacacctgcaagcgCTTTCTCAGG GTGGGTGACTGTGAACTGGAAATGACTTCCCAATCTGTCCCGTGTAGTTATACTGCAGCAAGACGGATCCCATACAAACTCGTCATGCAGAGTCTGCCGAGATCACTCACTGGCAGGTTCTGGGATGATGATTGGAAAGCCCCATATTTTGTCTACTTG GTTGGTAACACGTACCACGAGGTCTGGTACGATGATCCCGAGAGCATTTCTATGAGGGTGTCTATCGTGCTGAAACTGAACCTCCGTGGTGTCGGCGTGTGGACTGCAAACGACATCAACTACACTGGTGATGCCAGAACAAGAATGCAGGCTGCGGAGATGTGGAACGCAGTGTGTCCTCCCTGGTGCGATTACTGA